TGCTTGATTCTATGTTTTATATCACAAAGATAATAACTGAATACGAATTATCACTATTTAAAGAGAAGATTCCCACATGAGACCAAACGATACTTATAAAGCATCGATTTCCGAATCGGAAAGTCCCGTCACCTCGCGGATAGCATCAAAGGACATGCCCATCCGTTTCAACTGACCGGCTATGATACGGCGTTCTTCCGCTTTACCTTCTGCCTTGCCTTTCGCCAGTCCCTTCTCCATCCCTTTCTCTAGTCCTTTCGCCATCCCTTCCGCCAAGCCTTCGGCTCTCCCCTTCTGCTCGGCAAACTCCATGGTCACCAGACTATCACGATACACCTTGATGCTCTCGTCATACTTCATACGCTCTTCCTTGGAAAGAGAGGCGATGTCGACAATCTTTTCAAGCTTCTCGAATACCGACTTTCGCGCCTTAAAAGGCATTCTGTTCAATGTTTCCATATTCTTCAGTACATAAATCCAACGTTCAAAATCTGTCACGCATTCCTCCTCTTCCTTCGTAAAAGAGGGAAGCTCGATGAAAATAAAACGAAGCTTGTCGGAGAATTGTTCGTGCGTGTCACGGTCGGAAAGAACGATGTCCGTGCGAAGCTTGTGGGGCATATCCTCCAGACGGAAGTTCATAAAGAAAACACCATAAACGGCTTTCAAGCTGAAACGCCAGTCGGCACCCTTCTCCCCTTGGCGAGAAACGGCATGGGAAAGATAATACAAAGCGCGTTCGCGGAAATTAACCTGCTGGCGGTTCTGCATCTCGACGATAAACTGCTCGCCGTTCTCGGTCGTACAGTAAATGTCGTAGATGACACCACGGTCGCCCATATACTCGGGCAAGACCTCCTTATCCAGAAAAGTGATGTCAGTGATGCTCTTTTCGTCCACTAGAAGGTCATTGAGAAAATCTATCAGCAAGTCCTTGCTGACTTCCTGACCGAAGATTTTCTTGAAACCGACGTCCGTGAAAGGATTGATATATTTTGCCATTATGGTATAAGTTTATCTGTTGGATTTCACAAAGATAACGCTTGAAAATGAATTATCACAATTTAAAAGAAGATTTTTGCTACCGTGTGATTCTGTGATTATTCATTATCTTCTCAATCAACTGTCGCATTTATAACTTAAACTTAAGGTCAACTCTCTACAAAATAAAAAAAATGAAAATTATCTGTCATCTGTCACACATTGGTACATAATCATCTGATTACAAACATTTAATCGTGTGACAGCACGTGGTGACAGCAAGGTAACGGCAATTTTGCTGTCACACATGCAATCATGATGTATCATAATCAACAGCCTGTCAGATATTAATCATTGAGAGGATCAGGCATTAATTGAGTATCGGTTTTAGAATCTGTTTAAACCTTTCTTCAATAATAATTTTATAGCTGATATTTTAACCGAATGCTTTTTTCACAATCCACCTTTTGTAAACAGGTCTGCATCCCTGTTTTTTTATATGCACTATGTATGGATAACTACTTATCAGAGATGGGAACTTTCTTAAAATTTTTATTTCACCCCTTTTGAAACAAGCTCTTCTCATCACGTCTGTCTATAGTCAGCAGAAAAGGTATTAACAGTTGCGTTCTTGGCTGTTAACGAAAAATTTCCTACCCATTAAATATAAACTTCCTCTGGATAGGAAGGAAACTTTCTTTTCATTCGATGCAAACTATAAACGCAAGCTTTGATTATATAATTGCAAGTTGCGTTTTTATAATCAAAGCCTTTGTTTTTATAAACGAAGCTTGCGTTTATAGATTACGGTTAACGAAGAATAAGTTTACATGCTGATAATAAGAAGTTTACAATTAATGAATGAGAACTTTTTTATTAATGAATGAAAAGTGGGTTATTAAGAGCCTGCTCCGAGTTTTGCCCGACACAGTTTTGAGAGTTGCTTTCGAGTATATTTTCTGTTGTTGTGAGGAGCATGACGGAAACTATGTGACGAATAAAAACTGGTCGGTAAAGCCTATCTAACACAATCTCAGGAAAATTTAAACAGGCTCTTAATCATTAAACAAGATCAATTCTATACTTTTCATGTTCTTTTTTTAAGATTTTCCCTATATTTCATACAAAAATAAGACACCTTTCTCATATAAACATATAAAGTTCATGTTTAATATACCCACCCTTAAAATATCTCTTCCAACCAAAATGAGCAATCGTTATATAAACAACATAGAAAAGAGGGTTCCGAAAAGGGTACCCTTCATCTTTTTTATAGCTTTTATGTGTGTTGCGTACTTTTTTGCCCAACTATAAAAATTGCGACTATCCAACTTATATTTCTCTCTAAACTGTCGTTATAAACTGCTCCATTTCCCTTTTTCTTAGTCTTTTTCCCCTTGGCTATCATTTTTCCAATGTTGAAGGCAATAGCTAAGATACCAAAGTCCATGACAATCTTATCAAAGCCTACATGCCTGAATCTCTTATATCCCTTATTCCATTTTATTTGCCCAAAGACTGCTTCTACCTCCACCGGTCTTTTGCTTCTATGTTTGAGCCCTTCCGGTGAAATGAGCCTCTCTCGTGCCAGTTGCTTGTATCGTCTTAATTTATGGTTAACTCTGATCTCTCTATTTCCTTTTCCCTTGTGATATTTATTCCGCAGAGGACATTCCTTGCAGTCTGCGGCACGGTAAACGCTTATTTCACTTTCATACCCATTATCATTGACAGTCCGGGTTTTGTAAGCAAGCTTCATATGCTGTCCCATTGGGCATACAAAGTAATCATCCGATTCGTTATAGTATAAATTCTCTTGTTTAGAGATATCCCCTTTCCATTTCTTAGTTTGCTCCACATGAAAATAATTATACTTCACATAAGCGCTTATACCAAAGTATCCCATAAACTCATAATTCTCTTCGCTTCCATATCCGGCATCCGCGCAAACCTCCTTCATCAAACGGTTGTATCTCAGCCAACCATATAATAGAAATGGAATTAGCGTTAAGGTATCACCGGGATTGTGAGAGAAAGCATAATTTGTTATAAACTGGTTTTCGGTAGATATCTGCAGATTATATCCCGGTTTAAGTTGTCCGTTTTTCATGTGATCTTCTTTCATGCGCATGAAAGTAGCATCAGGATCTGTTTTGGAATAGCTGTTTCTTTCCTGCATCGTATCCAGGTGCTTCTCATAATCTTGCAGTTTGGGAAGATGTTCTTCCTTAAGTTTCTTAATCTGACGAAGCTCACGTTTGCCGCGGTTCTCAAGATTGATAGCATCTATTTTTTCCTTCTGTGAATGCACCCTTTCAAACGTTTGCTACGAAAATCATTGATAGTACGAAAGTCGGGAGTTGATTTACCCGAAAGCCACATATAAAGGATGTTCTCCTGAAGTAGGCGAGCTATCTTACGACAGGAATAAACATTGTTAAGGTAGGCGAAGAATAATACCTTTAGAAGCATACGGGGATAATAAGCTGGACAACCGCCACCGTTATAAGTAGACAGCAACGGACTAATGTCAAGGTCATCAACGATCCGATTGACAAGCCTGACCGGAGCATCCGAAGCAATATTTTCATCAAGACGCGAAGGAAATAGTACTCCCATGCCTTGAGAACACTCCTTAAATTGTATATTTGTTCACCCGATTAACATGCTCTAAGATAAGAATTTTAGAGCAAATAAAAAAGTCTGAGCTTGGGAAAGTTCAGACTTTTGCACAAATAAATAGAGGGTACCCTTTTCGGACACCCTCTTTTTAACATAAGCATTATTTCACTTACGCAATAATTCTATTCACATACAACTTCAAATTCATCCACAATCAAAGTACTACCACCGGCACCTTTAAATGAATCACCATCTTTACTTGAAGAGCAAACTATAGCAAATTTATATTTGCTATTTCGGTCATACTCTTGTAAATATTCAAATTCAATGTTAAAAGGAGTATATTCTTTAATATCCTCAACGATAATATTAGCAACAGCAACTCTTAATTCCGAAGTGTTCACATCGTGACCTGTCAATACAATCTCTTTACCATCCTCACCTGTTTGCACTTTATACAATATGGCTTGAATCTGTCCTTTATCTTTAATATCAACCGGTTTTACATCCTCATGATTAGAAGCGTCAAGATAATTAGAACCTGATTCATATTTATAAACACCCTTAAAACGAAGCGGTTTTCCACCTAAACCAACTGTTTCTGCATCAAGACCAAATTTAGTACAACTCAACCTATCACCTTGCAAAGCAGGCATCATATCAAATTTACCAATAAAAATAGAACCGGCAGTAATCTTCGGAACTAATGAACTTGGCTCATTTGGATATTCAAAAGTTATCAATTTAGCCGCATACGTACCATCCTCTCTAGTTTCTTTTCTCAACAAAGTACCACCTAAAAAACCTGCTCCAGCAGCACTTCCTGCCCACAAATCTTTGGGTAACAGTTCATCATTCTTAGTACCTTCCTTCCATTCTTCAAAAGAATATTTCAATACACTGCGAGTACCTTCTACAAAAGCCGTATAAACTTTCACGGTTCCATCTTCCGCCATCACAGTATAAGTCACTTTCTTATTATTCGAGAAGTCCTGTTCTACACCGGAAGCCGGAGTAATAGTTGCTCCTTCAGATATTTCAATAATAGGAGTAAACTTGAAAGATGCTGCCTTCTCATTAACAGCAAAAACAATCGTACCAGCTTCTTCATTTATAACTGGTTGTTCTACCACTGCCTCATCGTCAATGATGAAACTTGCAATCTTAGCTTCACTACTTTCCGAACCTGTCAATTTAGTACCTTCATATACCACTTTCACAGCCTGTTCCAAATCACCCAATTTGGCAGCGATATCCAAATCAACTACTACTTTATTACCAGAGATATGTCCTTGGGCATTAATATCACCAGTCAAATTATATTGTGTCACATTCAAGACTTGCTTTCCTGTAAAACGATAGCTGTTTCCATCTTTCTCCAAAGCACAATCAGTCAAAGCAATAGTACCCAAGTCCATTCCCATAAAATTGAAATCCTTCAATTCCATATTAACAGAAGCATCTCCTGCCTTAGATATTGTTATATTTTTAGGAATATCAGATCCTATTGTAGTTCCATCCAAAGAAATATCCAATGTTCCTTTATAAACTCCGGCAATTTCAGCATCTATAGGATAAACAACAGCATCGTCATCGTCACTACATCCCGTAAACAAAGTCACAGAACAAACGAGCATAAACAAATACAACAAACTTTTCTTCATAATTTTCATTGTTAGTTAATAATCTTTTTTTCGATAAAAAATCGAGTGCAAAGTAATGACTTTGCATTTACCCTCGCAAGGTCTATTCTTTGTATTTTATGTTCTATTTTTAAGATTTGTATGCCAGACTTCCCATTTTTAACCCCAAAATGAGATAGTTTTTTCAAGACAAACCTATATTTAACCGATTGGTATCGACTGATTTCATTTCAAACGTATAACCATCCATACTAAAATCCGAAACAGAGGAAGTCACAACATCATGATTGACCCTCATTTGGTTGAAAAAGAAAGTTTCACGAACATTCCCAATCTCCGACTGTTCTCCTCCAAGATTGTATATCAGATTGGTATTATCAAGATATATCTTATCTACTTTCCCCAATCCGCGTATTCCTTCCGTATCATCACGAAGCTGGGCTATCAGCCCGGCTTCTTCAATATAAAGACAATAATCCGCCACGCTGTTGCGGCTCACATTGAGGGCGGTAGCTATACTACTGATCCTACACCACGAGGGGTACTTTGTTCTTCAAACAGAACTCCAGTATGGACTCGCCTTGTGGCATGGCTTCCGCTTTGTAGCGGATGAACAGCCTTTCGAAATCACTGCTGCTATACATATGTTTTTAGTTTTGGATTACAGCAGCGAAAGTCAGTGTTATTATGGTTGGGAGCAATACGTCATGTCGGACGCTTACAACGCTTTGTTTCATTAGAAGGACACAATTTTGAAACTAATCATCATAATCGTATTTCAAACTAAAATCATCTACCCATAAAGTACTGCCATCTCCCCCGGTAAAGTAGTCACCATACTTACTTGCCGTACATACTAACACCAGATATTTAGGAACACGACTAGTAGAACGATAAACTAAAGGTAAATCCAACTCTGTGTATTGAGGTATAGTTTTTCCGGAAATGAATTCCGCATAAGCAATGATATTCGGGTCATTCTTATCGAATAATTTACGCTCACTCTTCTTAGTTCGAATTTCCACAGGTTCATCCCAATCACCTAAAGCTACATAAATATAACAAGAATCAGGTCGACCTTTCAAATAACTGAATTCAGAAGTTGATTTGTCGATAATTACGCTTGTATATTTAATATGTCCTTTCAGACGAGTGGGACGTTCTGTAAATGGCTTGCCAAAACTAAGCACTCCATCAGTAACATCTGTTCTCAAATAATCTCCGACAAACAAGTTACCAGCAGCAAATTTCAATACAATATAAACAGATTTCAACTGTGCAGCCTTACCCGAGCCATTCCATGTATCAAACACCGGAATCGTATTACTGGTGCCAACAGTAGTAGCACCTTTGTTACCCGTATCCCAATACCCTTTCTCCATCCCTTCTGCCCATGGTTTCCAAAGTATCTTGTTATTGCCCTTATCCTCTTTACTCCAATCCTCGAACAAACCGCCCGGAATTTCTACCGCCTTTCCTGTTGTAAAAGAAAGTTCTGTACCATAGTCAGTTCCAGAATAAGCTCGGCAAATATATTCTGTCTCCGCCTTTAGGTGTGGAACACAAGCCGTAAATGCCGCTCCATCAAATGTTATATAAGATTTATCTACTTTTTGCCATTCAAGTGCGGAAGTCTCACGGATTTCAAACCCATTATCCTCTCCTTCAAGCCCTTCACCATATAACCATGCTACATTCACCCATCCATCGGCCTGCTTCGTTTCAGCATTTTTATCTTTACGATAAGCACGCACTTCCCATTCTTCTTCAAAGGAATCTTTATATTTCACCAAGATTTTGGCAGAAGCGTAATTGGAATATACAGTCCAATTCAAAGAAGGTATTTCAGTACTTCCATTATAAGTAGCTCCTACCGGTCCCAACTTCAGTTCAAGCAATTGCAGCTCTTTCCACTTTGTGTCTTTTGTCACATATGCCACAGCCAACCGCTGTTCTTCATTAATATCAGATACCCCAACTTGATTTTGGAGTTTATAAGTTCGATCTATATTACGCTTGGCAAGGATACTCCACTGATAATTTTGATAAAGTGACAATGTTACTTTATAAGGACTCGTCAAATCAATAATATCGTTCACCGCAAGTGTACTTTCAGCACCTTCCGTCACAGTGAAAGCAGTAACCTGAACTTTTTTCAAATCCTGCGTCTCTTCTATATTAAGTGTGACTGTACGGTTTTCTTCGGAAATAACAGCATTCCCTTGCTGTCCGGTCACTTGCATTTCTATAATAGATAATGCAATCTGCGGATATCCTATGTCATTTTTGATACAGCTTTGCAGTAAACATACGATTACTGCACTAAGAGATAAATTATATATAATACGCATCACCATTACATGCAAAAAGTTAAACCAATATTTATATTAAACAGATTGATCTTAAAATCAGCACCGCTAGACCGTCGTTTTCCAGTTTCTCCCAAATTATTGCTTTGTTTCTCCAATCTATATTTGAAACCCACTACTCCAAAAGAAAGTTCTGCACAAACATTCTGTGTTATAAAAACAGAGATGCCCGGATTGATACCCAAATGCAATTCATTTATCGTTGTATCCGTCCGCTTATATTCCGCTCCTTCTCCTCTGGCAAAACTCGATGTCCCATTCAAATACGTTAATGTCGTCTCATTAAATAATCCGAATAATTTTCCCCTATCAAGCCCGACATACGAACGGTGGAACAAGCCAAAGGAATACAAGTCTTCCGCATATCTCATATTACTCAATGAGAAATCCGACTCTTCATCAATATTAAGCGATATATTTCCTAAATCAGCAATTGTATGATTATATCCGAGCTTCATTCCGACTACAACATTATCCTTCACTGCATAACCAACAAAAGGCTTAACTGAAAACATTTTAAAGTTACAATCAAAATCCTTCAGCATAGAAAACAGCAAACGGCTGTCATCACTATCAAAATTAACATAGGAGAAAGTAAGACCACCAATCCATTTTTTCTTAGGAATAAACCGATAACTTACAATTCCACGATCAAAGCGTCCGATTGGTTTGATATGAATCAAGTTAGTGTTCTCTACAACATCTTTCTTCCTCTCCAATTCCGCTTTATCCAAATAAATGGTATCACGTATTATAACTGTATCCCGTTGTTGTGCCGAAAGTGTCTGTACTCCAGCCAACACAACCATTACACATATATAGATTAATCGACTCATTATTTCTTTCTTATAAGTAGAATGCTATACCTAATCCAATAGAGAATAGGTTAATTTTAAAGTTTGCCGCACTCGACGAACGCTCTCCGACATACACTTGATCTGTAGTTTGTTTTACCTTACTAAAATCCAATCCAAGAACCCCAACACTGACCTCAACTGCCGTAAAATTATTTATAAACGCAACAATACCGGGAGCGACTCCCAAGCCAAAATCTGTAGTTTTCGAATATGTTCCGCTTAGTGAAGTATTATCCTTTGTGATTACTTTAGACTGGCTTCCACCAACCTCCAATCTGGTTTCAGCGAAAAGAGCAAAACGTTTGCTCGTCCCTATGTTGATATAATTTCGAAGAATTCCAATGGCACTGTACGTGTGCTTCAATTGATACATATCATTCACATCAAACTTGGTATCTTCGTCAAGATTCAGAGTCACTCCATCCAATTTTGTCAATGTACGTCCATAAGAGAAACGTCCTCCGGCAGCCACATTATCTTTAAATGCATAACAAAACATCGGACTCACCTTAAAGGTATATCCATCTGAATTGAAACCATCAATTACCAGAAACTGATAGTTCTGCTCGCTATGTTCGGAATAAGAAACCGAACTGCCAACAATCCATTGCCCTTTCGGAACAAAGGTGTGAGCCTCTATATTACGTTTAAACTCTTGTGCCTGAGCAGTCATACCCACTATCAACAAGAGATATATTAAAATCTTTTTCACGTGCAATATTTATTTGATAATCAATGGTTAATACACTAGTTCTACATCATCTATCCACATTATACTCCCCACAGCTCCGGCAAAATAATCTCCATAGCGACTAGAAGAAGCAACCATCACGATATATTTGGGCAAACGGGTGTTATCTCGATAATCCAAAGGAATGATAATCTCCGCCATTTCAGTGTCTCCGCCAACATCCTCCGTAAAAATACGCTCTCCATAGGCAATTATATTCTCATCATTCGGATCAAAAGTGCGTGTGTTTTCCGGATGATTAAAATCCGTCTGTGCAACGACAGCCCATTCATATCCCGAAATATATTCACTACCCGTTCCAGGCCAATCACCTACAGCCACATAAATGATTCCCTGATCCGGCTCCCCTGAAATAAGTCCTTGTTCAGGCAAGGCGTTGTTAGTTACTACTTCAGGACGATACTTAACATAGACACGTAAAGCTGACGGACGGGCTGTAAAAGGACGCCCCCAACCTAAGACACCATTTCCTTTCCATCCATCCATTATGGTTTTCAAATATCTTCCGGCAAACAGATTACCTGCTGCAAACTGTCCGATTCCAAGAACTTTGGCATCTGTTGAAGTTAACTTAGCAGAATATGTTCCACTATGTTTAATAGAAGCATCAGCAACCGTAATATCGACACTCGCAGATTTGGAACCATGATTTCCTGAATCCCAAAAAATATCACTTTCGGCAGATGAAGTCGCAATATAGGCAGGCATACTTCCCGACCAATATTCAAAACTACTATTTTCCAGTTGCAATGCTTTTTCCGTAGTAAACGTACAGACAACTGTAGATAGCACATCACCATCCATTAATTGATATTCATATTTCGTGTCAGAAAGCAATCCCGTCACAGCAGACGCGCTCTGAACATTCTGCCCGTCACGAACAGCATCTACTATTTTCCAATCTTGCTCATCCGCCTTACGATAGCGGAAGGCCAATGCACCTTGTGGCTCACGACCGGGAAGAACAGTACCATACAGAGTAGCTTTTGTTGCCCACACTTCATAGACCGGAACAGGTTCTGTTTGTACGGTAGCATCCGAAACTACCATCTTCCAGTTTGCTGTACGCATCTTATTATTTGCATCTGTCGCAGTCAGGCTAATTGCATAAGTACCTTCGTTAACCGTATATTTCCGAATCAAATCAGCAGACAGAATCAGATTCAATGCATATCCTTTGGATTCTGCTTTTTCATCAATCAGTATTCCACCTTCCGTCAACTGAGTTTTTTGTTCCTCTGTCAGATTTTTCAAGTCAAAAGAGTTTTCACTTGTTGCCAAAAATTCAGGAAACTGTTCAGATGAAAGAAGCACTTGTTGCAAAGCAGAAGAGCCGGTAATATTTATAGTAACATCCGAACCACTTTCAGTAGCGACATAACTTGTGGCATCCAGATTGAAGATTTCATCTCCATATGCAGCAGTAAATACCGGGCGACGGTAATACACAACCTCTTCTTCAATGATTTCCAACGGAGTGGCATCCACTCGTAAATGTAAAATAGCCCCTCCGGTATCAGGATTTCCCACCTCAATATCCTTGTATTCATAAGTCAACTGATAAAGAGTGGCCGCTTTCGCTTGTGGAATAGTATCAACCTGTGTGTACGGACGTCCTGCAATATCAGTTGCCGAAAATGTGCAAAACAAAGTATCGCAATCGGCTGGAAGAGAGAAATATCCCATTGCTTCCAAATTATCCGCATTAAAATCCAATATTCCATTTTCTGCCTTTACGGCTATTGACACAGCATATTCTTCTTTAAAAACAGTTTTCAAAGATTCACCGAAAGCAACTTTTGTTACTGTGTTTGCAATATTACATATCACATCTACCGGGGTTACTTTTGCTCTCTCTACAGTGAAAGGTTCAACTCCCTCATAGAACTTTTTGGTAAACGATGCAGCCACAGAATCTCCGGCAGTCACCCGTACACGGTATTCGCCGGAAGGCAATGTTATCCCTTCTTCCGGAAGTTCTGCCGTACCCAAGTATTTACGAATCAACTTATCCGTATCATAAATTCGAATTTTACAATCTTTTACCAAGGCACTTTCTTCATCGGCAGTCAGAGAACGAGTAACAACTACCTGCAAGTCATTTTTCATCTGTACCCCCAAACGAAGCGTACCTTCTCCACCATAGCCTACATTTTCATCACTCTGACAACCACTTAAAGCCAACAGAGATAAAATGATATATTTATTAATCTTTTTCATCATACTCCTTTGCCTCACTTTTACTTGGTATTCAATGTCAAGGTAGCTGTAGCAGATGCATTTGTTACATCTTTCACCGTAATCTTAAACTGATGCATGCCATGATATACCTGCAACAGTGGAACAAATTTTGTAATATTAAAAGGTACCGTCTCTGTTGTTTTCACTTCATCTCCAACCGGGAAACCTAATGAAATCAAGTTATTTTTATGATCCTCATCTGCCGGCGGGTTTGCCAAATCAAAGGACGTAGCACCAAACAACTCTACTACAGCTGCCACAAAATCGTTATCAGAACTTGTAATCTCCACAATCACATTCTTTATTCCTCTGGAAGCCAACAAATTCACAACAACAAGACCATCAACCTCTTCATTATAGTCATTTGCATCAATTGGAGTATTCAAATCAAAATTCTTATTACCACTTGTCACAGTAGGGTCAGTACCTTCCTTATCTCCTCCTGATGGAAAGTCGTCTATTCCCTCTTCCTCTCCGGGATGAACAGAACCATCCAACTCTACAATATCACAAGTAACATCATACTCAACAGACGGATTGGCAGCTCCTCCTGTTCCCGGATCACCATTGGCATCCCGCAATGTATAAGTAATAATCAATTGAGAACCCATATTTATATTGGAAAAAGATTTATTAATCGGCACATCTAGTTCATCATCAAGCTCACCTATAAACTTCGCATCAATCACGTTACCACTTGCTGCTGCAGGAAAATAACCGGCACGAGTTTCATCTTTTTCAAAATTAAGAGAGTATTTATTATTAACAGTAACTTTAATATTAGCCTCATCCCCCAACAATTTCCTGAAATTCTCATCATATTGGATAGTCACCATGATACAATTCAATGTACAGTTAACCGTTTCAAGATTAGTAATCTGATCTTTCTGAATCTCAAAATTCTTCGATCCTTCACAATAAGGCTCATCAAATAAAGCTATGCCAACATTAGGAGCATGAGCTATCACTTTATATTTTCCCACCTTTAACTGAAAAATCTCAGGAAGCTCACTATATTTCCATTCCGAAACCAAAGTTTCATCTTCTGCATTATAGATGCCTACTATATAATTACTGGGATCTACTGTTTCAGCACGAGATACCGGAGTAGCATTTACATTTACCGACAGTCCCATAGAAGCCAAATTCACTTGTCCATAATCATTGGACTCTTTTCCAAAATCCATGTTTTCGCGATCACAAGCTGACATTAATATTATCAAAACAGTCAGCAACAAATATGTCGGATGAATTATTTTTTTCATATCATTTTTATTTAATGTAAATTAGTTTGCATATTCTAAAACCAGATCATCGATAACCAAAACATTACCTATAGCTCTAGTATCTCCATATCCAGCAAAGAGTCCTAAACTGCCACTATATCCGTTCACAGATGGCGTAGAAGCAGTACTTGCCAAAAACTCAACAGATATGTGTGTCGGTGAAAGTTGAATATTCTTATATTCAATACCAACTATTCCCTGAGTGTCAACAGGAGTAGCCATTGAACTCGTCAATTCCAACATACCTTCACCTAATACAACAATACTTCCATCGTCTTCACGATGTTCTATTTTCACAACAGCAGAAGCAGATTCACCATTTATAGAATGAAAACGATAAATAAATGACATCTGAGTAGGACGAGAACTAAATATATGTCCATATTGTTCTCCTGATTGTTTATCATATTGACCTATAAACAAACAACCTGATGTTTTCTTTCTACAATTAGGAGAATTCTTTTTAGAACAAGTACTTCCTGCCCCCCAGCCTACAACAGCTATTTCTGCAGAATACTCACCGTTACACGGTTTATTCGAAATTCCTATTTTTGAGCTAGCAGAATGGTTAGAATTAACATAGGTAGTACTCAGATGATATCTATAAAAATAAGATTGATCATCGGATTCAGCTGTACTCAAATCGTTGCGTGTTGCCCACCACGGCTCATTTTCACCTTCTAAATAAGGATATGCAGTATATATTTCCTGATTTCCATTACTAATACCACTTATTTTATCTGATTTCCATACAAACTTCTCATACCATTGTTCAAAGTTTGAATTAGGTATCTGTAATTCACTTTCCGTATTAATTTCCAATTCATCAGAAGCTGCAACAATATCTCCTTCCAAATCCTTTTTCACAATACGAAGATCTATTTTCTCCCCTGCAGGCAATCCGGTCATGGACACAGAAGTATTATCAACACTATAAACCGGATTTATCTCTTTCCCGTCATTAAAACATAAAAATTCCCAACCGTCCTCAATACTTTTGTCCACTTGTACTGTTGCTTTCTTTGTCCAAACATCACCAGGATAAGCCAGACTAAGTGTATACAATGGAGCTTCAACAGTACTTTCTACCGACTTCATCCGACGAAGGTAGTTAGCTTCTATTTGCATTACGGAAGTCTGTGACTCAGGCAAAACAAA
The Bacteroides caecimuris DNA segment above includes these coding regions:
- a CDS encoding Rpn family recombination-promoting nuclease/putative transposase, which translates into the protein MAKYINPFTDVGFKKIFGQEVSKDLLIDFLNDLLVDEKSITDITFLDKEVLPEYMGDRGVIYDIYCTTENGEQFIVEMQNRQQVNFRERALYYLSHAVSRQGEKGADWRFSLKAVYGVFFMNFRLEDMPHKLRTDIVLSDRDTHEQFSDKLRFIFIELPSFTKEEEECVTDFERWIYVLKNMETLNRMPFKARKSVFEKLEKIVDIASLSKEERMKYDESIKVYRDSLVTMEFAEQKGRAEGLAEGMAKGLEKGMEKGLAKGKAEGKAEERRIIAGQLKRMGMSFDAIREVTGLSDSEIDAL
- a CDS encoding PCMD domain-containing protein — protein: MKKSLLYLFMLVCSVTLFTGCSDDDDAVVYPIDAEIAGVYKGTLDISLDGTTIGSDIPKNITISKAGDASVNMELKDFNFMGMDLGTIALTDCALEKDGNSYRFTGKQVLNVTQYNLTGDINAQGHISGNKVVVDLDIAAKLGDLEQAVKVVYEGTKLTGSESSEAKIASFIIDDEAVVEQPVINEEAGTIVFAVNEKAASFKFTPIIEISEGATITPASGVEQDFSNNKKVTYTVMAEDGTVKVYTAFVEGTRSVLKYSFEEWKEGTKNDELLPKDLWAGSAAGAGFLGGTLLRKETREDGTYAAKLITFEYPNEPSSLVPKITAGSIFIGKFDMMPALQGDRLSCTKFGLDAETVGLGGKPLRFKGVYKYESGSNYLDASNHEDVKPVDIKDKGQIQAILYKVQTGEDGKEIVLTGHDVNTSELRVAVANIIVEDIKEYTPFNIEFEYLQEYDRNSKYKFAIVCSSSKDGDSFKGAGGSTLIVDEFEVVCE
- a CDS encoding PCMD domain-containing protein, which translates into the protein MRIIYNLSLSAVIVCLLQSCIKNDIGYPQIALSIIEMQVTGQQGNAVISEENRTVTLNIEETQDLKKVQVTAFTVTEGAESTLAVNDIIDLTSPYKVTLSLYQNYQWSILAKRNIDRTYKLQNQVGVSDINEEQRLAVAYVTKDTKWKELQLLELKLGPVGATYNGSTEIPSLNWTVYSNYASAKILVKYKDSFEEEWEVRAYRKDKNAETKQADGWVNVAWLYGEGLEGEDNGFEIRETSALEWQKVDKSYITFDGAAFTACVPHLKAETEYICRAYSGTDYGTELSFTTGKAVEIPGGLFEDWSKEDKGNNKILWKPWAEGMEKGYWDTGNKGATTVGTSNTIPVFDTWNGSGKAAQLKSVYIVLKFAAGNLFVGDYLRTDVTDGVLSFGKPFTERPTRLKGHIKYTSVIIDKSTSEFSYLKGRPDSCYIYVALGDWDEPVEIRTKKSERKLFDKNDPNIIAYAEFISGKTIPQYTELDLPLVYRSTSRVPKYLVLVCTASKYGDYFTGGDGSTLWVDDFSLKYDYDD